AAAGCCAATCCAATCTCGCTGTTTCGGATGAAGGCGCTTCGGGAAGCAAACAAAACTCACCGCAAAAGAAAACCGAAAACCCTGCTAAAAAAAATAGCGGTGCTACGGGAAGTTCAGGCGCGGCCGGGCTTGCTGTTTCAGATGAAGGCGCAACAGGACCTAAAGGAGGAACTAAAACAAACAAAGAAGCATCGGGAACAGGAACATCATCGGGAGAACCAAAGAGCAGCGAAACAAAAACGGTTCAGCCCAAGTAAGAAAATTTGCTTTCAAAATCTTTGAATTGTTGTGCAATCCTGTCTTTTTCCGAAAGGACGGGATTTTTTATTCCCCAGTTTATTCCAATCGCAGCATCATTCCATAAAATTGCATCTTCCGATTCTGTATTATAAACTCCTGAACACTTATACGAAAAAATGGTGTTGTCTTCCAGCACTAAAAAACCGTGGGCAAAACCTTCGGGAATAAACATCATAGTTTTATTTTTTTCCGAAAGAATTTCGGCAACGTATTTTCCATACGTGGGAGAGTTTTTTCGTATGTCAACTGCCGCATCGAGCACAGCTCCTGTGATAACCCGCACAAGTTTTGCCTGCGCATGCGGAGGATTTTGAAAATGCAGCCCGCGCAAAACATCTTTCTGCGAAAGCGATTGGTTATCCTGAACAAATTCTGTTTTTATTCCCTGTTTGTAATAAAATTCTTTATTATAGGATTCAAAAAAATATCCGCGCGCATCTTCAAAAACTTTTGGCTGAATAATGAACAATCCGCTGAGGGAAGTGGGAATCACCTGCATATCAGGAAAAAAATCTTTTGAAGAAGGATTTTTTATTTTGCTTCGTGCCGGGACGGTCTTCGTAATATCCATAGCCCTGTCCATAGCCGTATCCATAGCCATAGCCATAGCCATAATTATATCCGTAGAATTTTCTGTCAATGTCAACGCCATTGAGAATGGCGGAAATTTTTTTGATGCGGTTTTCATTGTAAAGCCGGTCAACATTCTGTGCATAGGCACGCTTGGAATATTCCGAACGGAAAATATAAACCGGATAATCCGCTTTCTGAATTATTGCAACGCCATCGGTAACAAGCCCGACCGGAGGAGTGTCAAGAACTATAAATTCATATTTTGTTCTGAGGTATTTCAGCATATCATCCATTTTACTGCTGATGATTAACTCCGATGGATTGGGAGGAATGGGACCGGCAGTGATGAAGTCAAGATTTTCAAATGAACTATGCTGAACACAATCTTCAAATGAATCTCTTCCGATCAGCAGCGTGCTCATTCCTTTTATATTTTCTGCGCCAAAGCCCAAATGAATTTTTGGTTTGCGCATGTCAAGGTCAATGACAATAACTTTTTTTCCCGCATAGGCAATAATTCCGGCAAGATTAATTGCCACAAAAGTTTTTCCTTCGCCCGAAACGGTGGAAGTTACGGCAAGAATTTTAGAACCCGGCTCATTCGAAATAAACTGAAGATTGGT
This genomic stretch from Bacteroidota bacterium harbors:
- the rfbC gene encoding dTDP-4-dehydrorhamnose 3,5-epimerase — protein: MQVIPTSLSGLFIIQPKVFEDARGYFFESYNKEFYYKQGIKTEFVQDNQSLSQKDVLRGLHFQNPPHAQAKLVRVITGAVLDAAVDIRKNSPTYGKYVAEILSEKNKTMMFIPEGFAHGFLVLEDNTIFSYKCSGVYNTESEDAILWNDAAIGINWGIKNPVLSEKDRIAQQFKDFESKFSYLG